One genomic window of Cellulophaga sp. Hel_I_12 includes the following:
- a CDS encoding BspA family leucine-rich repeat surface protein: protein MPTDSEIPTENQTFNITIMVQGEGTVSEEAINAANGPSYNQGTRVQLTAIPLEGWAFVGWQGDLVLTENPTEVVMNSSKSIIAVFETIPDDTGGPVDPPPGEDSLIFLDSNGLTIRAYSNAQPGDTAILNGNQYLIVDNELLREIVVDQRQDLSTLVTTYVTDLSSMFRDKQTITPDITAWDTSGVINMSYMFFNASVYNGDLKLWNTAKVTNMAYMFAQTNAFNQDLGNWNTANVVNMEGMFNNAIAFNQDLSKWCVPLIANRPINFATSSNLPENFIPRWGTCPE from the coding sequence ATGCCGACAGATTCAGAAATTCCGACTGAAAACCAGACATTTAACATTACTATAATGGTTCAGGGTGAAGGAACCGTGTCAGAAGAGGCCATTAACGCTGCAAATGGTCCTAGCTATAACCAAGGAACAAGGGTTCAACTCACGGCCATACCTTTAGAAGGTTGGGCGTTTGTAGGTTGGCAAGGAGACTTGGTGCTAACGGAAAATCCAACAGAAGTAGTCATGAATAGTTCTAAAAGTATCATTGCAGTATTTGAGACTATACCCGATGATACTGGAGGTCCGGTCGACCCCCCTCCTGGAGAAGATTCACTCATCTTTTTAGATTCAAATGGATTAACGATCAGAGCTTATTCTAATGCGCAACCAGGAGATACGGCTATTTTAAATGGTAATCAGTACCTCATAGTGGATAATGAACTTCTTAGAGAAATTGTTGTAGATCAACGTCAAGACCTTTCTACCCTAGTAACTACCTACGTCACAGATTTGAGCAGTATGTTTAGAGACAAACAAACAATAACGCCTGATATTACTGCATGGGACACTAGCGGGGTAATAAATATGAGTTATATGTTTTTTAATGCATCGGTGTATAACGGAGATCTTAAACTTTGGAATACAGCCAAGGTTACCAATATGGCTTATATGTTTGCCCAAACCAATGCTTTTAATCAGGATCTTGGTAATTGGAATACAGCAAATGTTGTCAATATGGAAGGCATGTTTAATAATGCTATTGCCTTTAATCAAGATTTAAGCAAGTGGTGTGTTCCTTTAATTGCCAACAGACCTATAAATTTTGCAACCTCATCGAATCTTCCAGAAAACTTTATTCCCAGATGGGGCACTTGTCCTGAATAA
- a CDS encoding dipeptidase has product MKNLKNCTAIALMVLSLFSCKENQKSMVETTLEKAQRIHEKVITIDTHDDINVANFTDSINYTQRLDNQVNLPKMKEGGLDVAWLIVYTGQDTLTSEGYAKGAENALAKFKAIRQLCEEFAPDQIGLALNSDDVRKLVAEGKKVAMIGVENAYPMGEDLANFEKYYDLGARYISLAHNGHSQFSDSNTGEKDSIWLHNGLSELGKKAVAEMNRLGIMIDVSHPSKEAIKQMIGLSKTPIIASHSSARALCDHSRNLDDEQLLWMKKNGGVVQTVAFSSYLNTEKHEARAAYLKTMHQHIADSLEIKWYERSQLRALPEEDQIAFRENYSKVLKIGEEMLATQPNVPPAVDVADFVDHIDYIVKLIGIDHVGISSDFDGGGGIEGWSDASETLNVTLELVERGYTEEEIAQLWGGNLLRVLDEVQAFAKAQKK; this is encoded by the coding sequence ATGAAAAATCTAAAAAACTGTACTGCCATTGCACTAATGGTTTTGTCCTTATTTTCCTGTAAAGAAAATCAAAAATCAATGGTAGAAACCACTCTTGAAAAAGCGCAACGTATTCATGAAAAAGTAATTACCATAGACACGCACGATGATATTAATGTTGCTAACTTTACCGATAGTATTAATTACACACAACGACTTGACAACCAAGTAAACCTTCCAAAAATGAAAGAAGGTGGTTTAGATGTAGCCTGGTTAATCGTGTACACCGGTCAAGACACTTTAACGAGTGAAGGCTACGCAAAAGGCGCTGAAAATGCACTAGCAAAGTTTAAAGCAATTCGTCAGCTATGTGAAGAATTTGCTCCTGATCAAATTGGTCTTGCGCTGAACTCCGATGACGTTCGTAAGCTTGTTGCTGAAGGTAAAAAAGTAGCCATGATTGGTGTAGAAAATGCCTACCCTATGGGCGAAGATTTGGCAAATTTTGAAAAATATTACGATTTAGGGGCTCGTTATATTTCGTTAGCACATAATGGCCATAGCCAATTTTCAGATTCAAATACCGGTGAAAAGGATTCTATTTGGTTACACAATGGGCTAAGTGAACTGGGCAAAAAAGCGGTTGCCGAAATGAACAGACTTGGTATTATGATTGATGTATCCCACCCTTCAAAAGAAGCTATAAAACAAATGATTGGCTTATCAAAAACACCTATCATTGCCTCACACTCATCGGCTAGAGCCCTATGTGATCACAGCAGAAATTTAGATGACGAGCAATTGTTATGGATGAAAAAAAATGGTGGTGTAGTACAAACGGTTGCCTTCAGTTCTTATTTGAATACCGAAAAACATGAAGCCAGAGCGGCATATCTAAAAACTATGCATCAACATATTGCTGATTCCTTAGAAATAAAATGGTACGAACGCTCACAATTAAGAGCGCTACCTGAGGAAGATCAAATTGCTTTTAGAGAAAACTACTCCAAAGTACTGAAAATAGGAGAAGAAATGCTTGCCACGCAGCCCAATGTTCCGCCAGCTGTTGATGTGGCAGATTTCGTGGATCACATAGATTATATCGTGAAGCTTATTGGTATAGACCATGTAGGGATTAGTTCAGATTTTGATGGTGGTGGTGGCATTGAAGGCTGGTCCGATGCTTCTGAAACCTTAAATGTAACACTAGAACTCGTAGAGCGCGGCTATACCGAAGAAGAAATAGCACAACTTTGGGGCGGCAACTTATTACGTGTGTTAGATGAAGTTCAGGCCTTTGCCAAGGCACAAAAGAAATAA